One Terriglobales bacterium genomic region harbors:
- a CDS encoding UBP-type zinc finger domain-containing protein gives MAETCTHLDQIKKVTPSAKGCEDCLKIGDTWVHLRLCLSCGHVGCCDSSKNKHATQHFHHSKHPIIQSFEPGENWRWCYVDELFME, from the coding sequence ATGGCCGAAACCTGCACTCATCTCGACCAGATCAAGAAGGTCACGCCGTCCGCCAAGGGCTGCGAGGACTGTTTGAAGATTGGCGACACCTGGGTCCATCTGCGCTTGTGCCTGAGCTGCGGACACGTGGGCTGCTGCGACTCATCGAAGAACAAGCACGCCACCCAACACTTCCATCACTCCAAGCACCCCATCATCCAGTCGTTTGAGCCCGGCGAGAACTGGCGCTGGTGCTACGTGGACGAGCTGTTCATGGAGTAA
- a CDS encoding DUF5996 family protein, whose product MSALRVPLPSAVPELWPALPLAEWEPTRATLHMWTQMVGKVRTELTPPVNHFWHSALYVTSRGLTSSAIPYHGGSFEMEFDFTEHKLRFRSSRGERRAMRLYARSVADFYREFMSTLRALGVNVNIRTMPQEVPDPVPFERDEEHASYEPDQAHCFWQVLLACWPVLHEFRGRFIGKCSPVHFFWGSFDLAVTRFSGRRAPERPGADFLTREAYSHECASVGWWPGGGPVKDAAFYAYAAPEPDGFKTAVNSPGFYSSDLNEYLLMYEDVRNAADPRGMLLDFCQKTYEAAAGLGKWDRAALERSGI is encoded by the coding sequence GTGTCCGCCCTGCGTGTTCCGCTTCCTTCGGCCGTGCCCGAACTCTGGCCGGCACTCCCGCTGGCAGAGTGGGAGCCGACCCGCGCCACGCTCCACATGTGGACGCAGATGGTCGGCAAGGTGCGCACCGAGCTCACGCCCCCGGTCAACCACTTCTGGCACAGCGCGCTCTACGTGACCTCGCGCGGCCTGACCAGCAGCGCCATCCCCTACCACGGCGGCAGCTTCGAGATGGAGTTCGACTTCACCGAGCACAAGCTGCGCTTCCGCAGCAGCCGTGGCGAGCGCCGCGCCATGCGTCTCTACGCCCGTTCGGTGGCCGACTTCTATCGCGAGTTCATGAGCACGCTGCGCGCGCTGGGAGTGAACGTCAACATCCGGACGATGCCGCAGGAAGTTCCCGACCCGGTTCCCTTCGAGCGCGACGAGGAGCACGCCAGCTACGAACCCGATCAGGCGCATTGCTTCTGGCAGGTTTTGCTGGCCTGCTGGCCGGTGCTGCACGAGTTTCGCGGACGCTTCATCGGCAAATGCAGCCCGGTGCATTTCTTCTGGGGCAGCTTCGACCTGGCGGTAACGCGCTTCAGCGGACGCCGCGCGCCCGAGCGCCCCGGCGCCGACTTCCTCACCCGCGAGGCCTACTCGCACGAGTGCGCCAGCGTTGGATGGTGGCCCGGCGGCGGCCCCGTAAAAGACGCAGCCTTCTACGCCTACGCCGCGCCCGAGCCGGATGGCTTCAAGACGGCCGTGAACTCGCCCGGCTTCTACAGCTCAGACCTGAACGAGTACCTGCTGATGTACGAAGACGTCCGCAACGCCGCCGACCCGCGCGGCATGCTGCTCGACTTCTGCCAGAAGACCTACGAAGCCGCCGCCGGCCTTGGGAAGTGGGACCGGGCCGCGCTGGAACGTTCAGGCATCTAG
- a CDS encoding TlpA disulfide reductase family protein — MAAAIALLLLASACDRGTAPPKIGSPAPDFTVNDQQRSVSLSGLRGKTVVLNFWATWCPPCIEEMPSLMAMQRQLRDKGVVVLAVSTDEDADAYRNFLTKYNIDLLTVRDPRQASNTLYGTFKFPETYVIDSEGVMRRKFIGPVNWTTPEIMDYLTRLSPERRAAR, encoded by the coding sequence GTGGCTGCCGCAATCGCGCTTCTGTTGCTCGCTTCCGCCTGCGATCGCGGCACGGCCCCGCCCAAGATCGGCTCCCCCGCGCCCGATTTCACGGTCAATGATCAGCAGCGAAGCGTGTCGCTCAGCGGTCTTCGCGGCAAAACGGTGGTTCTGAATTTTTGGGCGACGTGGTGTCCGCCGTGCATCGAAGAAATGCCATCGCTGATGGCCATGCAGCGGCAGTTGCGCGACAAGGGCGTGGTGGTGCTCGCCGTCAGCACCGACGAGGACGCCGACGCCTATCGCAATTTCCTCACGAAGTACAACATCGACCTGCTCACCGTCCGCGACCCGCGCCAGGCCAGCAACACCCTCTACGGCACCTTCAAGTTCCCGGAAACCTACGTGATTGACTCGGAGGGCGTGATGCGGCGCAAATTCATCGGCCCGGTGAACTGGACCACACCCGAGATCATGGACTACCTGACCAGGCTGTCGCCCGAGCGCCGCGCCGCTCGTTGA